The following coding sequences are from one Streptomyces sp. NBC_01485 window:
- a CDS encoding pirin family protein — MSNLDRAPVPSVCGGRGFVVAEPVRELLSPRHVKLGESTEVRRLLPNLGRRMIGAWAFVDHYGPDDIADEPGMQVPPHPHMGLQTVSWLHEGEVLHRDSTGSLQTVRPRELGLMTSGRAISHSEESPRAHARYLHGAQLWVALPDAHRHTDPRFEHHAGLPTVTAPGLTATVLLGDLDGSTSPGSTYTPIVGADLALARGADVRLPLVPDFEYGVLSMSGEVHVDGVPVLPGSMLYLGCGRTELPLRAESDAGLMLLGGEPFEEELVMWWNFVGRSQEEITQAREDWMTGRRFGEVKGYDGDPLRAPELPSVPLKPRGRVR; from the coding sequence ATGAGCAACCTTGACCGCGCGCCCGTGCCCAGTGTGTGCGGCGGCCGTGGCTTCGTCGTCGCCGAACCCGTCCGCGAGCTGCTGAGCCCCCGGCATGTGAAGCTCGGCGAGTCGACCGAGGTACGCCGGCTGCTGCCGAACCTCGGCCGGCGCATGATCGGCGCCTGGGCCTTCGTCGACCACTACGGCCCCGACGACATCGCCGACGAGCCGGGCATGCAGGTCCCGCCGCATCCGCACATGGGCCTGCAGACCGTGAGCTGGCTGCACGAGGGCGAGGTGCTGCATCGCGACTCGACCGGCAGCCTGCAGACCGTCCGGCCCAGGGAACTCGGGCTGATGACCTCGGGGCGCGCGATCAGCCACTCCGAGGAGAGCCCCCGGGCGCACGCCCGCTACCTGCACGGCGCCCAGCTCTGGGTGGCCCTGCCGGACGCCCACCGCCACACCGACCCCCGGTTCGAGCACCACGCCGGCCTGCCCACCGTCACCGCCCCCGGCCTCACGGCCACCGTGCTCCTCGGCGACCTCGACGGCTCGACGTCACCCGGTTCGACGTACACCCCGATCGTGGGCGCCGACCTCGCGCTCGCCCGCGGCGCGGACGTCCGGCTGCCGCTCGTCCCCGACTTCGAGTACGGCGTGCTGTCCATGTCGGGCGAGGTGCACGTGGACGGGGTGCCCGTCCTGCCGGGCTCGATGCTCTACCTCGGCTGCGGCCGCACCGAACTGCCCCTGCGGGCCGAGTCCGACGCGGGCCTGATGCTGCTCGGCGGCGAGCCGTTCGAGGAGGAGCTGGTCATGTGGTGGAACTTCGTGGGCCGGTCCCAGGAGGAGATCACGCAGGCTCGTGAGGACTGGATGACGGGCCGCCGCTTCGGCGAGGTGAAGGGCTACGACGGAGATCCCCTGCGCGCACCGGAACTGCCGTCCGTGCCGCTGAAGCCACGGGGAAGGGTGCGCTGA
- a CDS encoding trypsin-like serine peptidase has product MSPSPSRGTRRTVSGLATALLALAAPLAAPALPAAAAATGQVSTVTYTAAERAAALSYWTPARMKQVSRAVDLGPTGPLSKPWTGKGIPSIGRLFFVDSRGQDTWCTASAVTSGNRSVIMTAAHCARLGSSPVNTYGDIVFVPGYAKGKAPYGRYAVKATVTPRSWAEDTVNDIAAMAVATPANGKRLTDAVGAQNIAFGRPAGERVTAFGYPATTPQRGEELLYCAGTSRLAPEGEQRVACDLGGGASGGPWLAGFNSATGKGTVVSVNSHGAGDGGTPMYGPTLGKTARAVYDAAQRG; this is encoded by the coding sequence ATGTCGCCCAGCCCGTCCCGAGGCACGCGCCGAACCGTCTCCGGTCTCGCCACCGCCCTGCTGGCCCTGGCCGCCCCCCTGGCGGCCCCGGCCCTACCCGCGGCGGCGGCCGCAACCGGGCAGGTCAGTACGGTCACCTACACGGCGGCGGAGCGGGCCGCCGCTCTCTCGTACTGGACGCCCGCGCGCATGAAGCAGGTCAGCCGCGCCGTCGACCTGGGGCCGACCGGTCCGCTCAGCAAGCCCTGGACCGGCAAGGGCATCCCCAGCATCGGCCGGCTCTTCTTCGTCGATTCGAGGGGGCAGGACACCTGGTGCACGGCCAGCGCCGTCACCAGCGGCAACCGCTCAGTGATCATGACCGCGGCTCACTGCGCGCGCCTCGGCTCCTCGCCCGTCAACACCTACGGCGACATCGTCTTCGTCCCCGGCTATGCCAAGGGCAAGGCCCCGTACGGCCGCTACGCCGTCAAGGCGACCGTGACACCGCGCTCCTGGGCCGAGGACACCGTCAACGACATAGCCGCGATGGCCGTGGCCACCCCGGCGAACGGGAAGCGGCTCACCGACGCAGTGGGGGCGCAGAACATCGCCTTCGGCCGTCCGGCCGGTGAACGGGTCACCGCCTTCGGCTATCCGGCGACCACTCCCCAGCGGGGCGAGGAACTGCTGTACTGCGCCGGTACCTCTCGGCTCGCCCCCGAGGGCGAGCAGCGCGTTGCGTGCGACCTCGGCGGCGGCGCGAGCGGCGGTCCCTGGCTCGCCGGCTTCAACTCCGCCACCGGCAAGGGCACCGTGGTGTCGGTCAACAGCCACGGCGCGGGCGACGGCGGCACCCCGATGTACGGACCGACGCTCGGCAAGACCGCGCGGGCCGTCTACGACGCCGCCCAGCGCGGCTGA